The uncultured Methanolobus sp. sequence TCATAACCATTTTCTTTTCAGAATACAATATTCCCCGTCCAGCATATACCTTTCCTTTTGAATTAACATTTATATTCTCTTTTTTAATATTAGTTTCAATAGGTAGCTCAATAATTCCTTCAAAAGCCTTCATATGAGCATCCAGAAGATTGATTCCTGCTGACATTTCAATCGTATCAAGGCTGCCCTGAAAACGCGCGTTGACTTCAATCACAACAGGTCCGTCCTCAGTAATTATGAAATCAACACCATTGGAACCTATAAGTCCCAGTTCAAGTATAAGCTCTTCTGAAATCCGCTTCATTTCAGAAGCATAAGGCGTGTAAAAAGGAGTGATATTACCACAATATGCAAATGGTATACCTGTAAGCCAGGGTGTACCAATAAGCTGCTCATTAACAGCAATTGCAATGGCTTTCTCTTTTGTAGATATTACTGAAACACTTGCTGGAATACCATCTACAAACTCCTGGGCTATCATCTTGTTCTTAGCCGAAGGAAGTCCTTCTTCCTTTTTCCTGTTTTCCAGAAGTAAAAGGTCATCCAAACGTTCAACCTTGATATTAAAAATTCCACCGCCGGAACAGGCAGGTTTAATCATTAACGGAAGTTCCAGTTCATTCATCTCAGAAAGAAGCACGGTTTCAGGATGAGCGATCCCCCTTTTTTTAAGGAAACGCGAAAACAGGTATTTGTCAGAAACCTCTGCCATTATACGAGCTTCATTTCCAAGAATCCTGTATGGAAGTCTTTCAAGCCCAATTGTCTCAAAACCGGAACCTGGAATAATGGCATCAAAATCTACACCAAATCCCCCTATCAGCTCTGAGATTTCATTCAGACTGATTTTGCTGGCATCAAAACTTTCACCAATATCCAGTTTTGCAAAATCTCTGACACATTGCTGCATGTCATGGTCACAAAAAGCATCTATAGCATACATGTTGTATCCGGCTCTGGAACCGGAACAAACAATATTGCGGGTGCTGAAACCAATTACAAGTATATTTTTCATATTCCCACAAACCGGATCATGACAGATCAGCAACAGCAAGAAGACCTTTTTCAGTTCGGACGACAGGTATCTCGGTGCCTGGTTCTGCAGAGAACATTACAGGTTTTTTAACAGTTACTGTCTCATAAGTGTCAGGGTCCAGAACCATTAGATCGTCATTCTCCACGGCAACAAGCATTGTATTTGGAAGATCTTTGCGCTTTGCAACAAGCGTGGCTCCCTTTATCTCATCAGGAGTTGCAGTAAAACGAGTCCCTGTTTCCATATCCATTCCGGTCACATTTTTAGAGAACTTCTTTATCTCAATGACACGGCCTTTGTAGTCAATAATATCCTGTGGCATAAATTCCGGAAGCCTCAGGGAATATGTTATACGATACATATCCTTTCCGTCTTTCCTGCCCTGAAGAGAGGCAGACTCAGTAAAACTGCCACCAAGACGGGAAACAATTTCCTTGCAGATATGTCTTGCAGCATTGGAAGAACCGACATAAAGATCGGTCCCTTCCTTAATTTCAAGTGAACTGGATATGAATGCAAGCCTGTCACCCTTATTGATAAGTCTTTCAAGAACAGAGCCTGCTATATTGATACATTCCTGCTTTTCTTCATCACCCGGGATACGATTGGTAGCACGTATCTGTATTATGGCCTCAAAATATCCACCTGATATTCTACTGCACATATCACAGGACTCACGGCCTACGCGAACCTCGGTTTCAAGTTCCTGATGGAATGTTTCACCAAGTAAAGTAGCATCAACTTCAACATGTACCTTATATAGGTATGGAGTACGGGCTTTTGGTCCGATATACAGTTCTATATCATCTGCCAGCTCATGTATAAAAAGAGCATCTTCAGCAGTCTGTATAACTATTTCTTCAAGATCACCCTGGTCAACCCATTTGTTTTTCACATTGCGGGCTCCGCATGTGGAGCATATCTTTGTATGCAGCACAGGTGCGATTTCAGCAAGGACAAAGTTTTCCAGGAAACAATCCTTGCATTTGCCCTGGAAAAGTTTTGTTGTGGGATTTCCGCATTTGGGACATAAGGTATTGTTCATCGGCTCTGATACCATGGTTACTTAGATATTGTTTTCCCTCTAATATAATTCTGTGTTGTCATTTTCATAAATCTGGTGCAAGATGCAATTTTACCACATATCACTTTCTTACCAGATCATATTTCATGCTTCCGGCACCGATCTTTTCAGCATATTCCAGATGAACTACGGGATCTATTCCCCAGATGTTGTTAACGCATCCCCTTTCATCATGCTTCATCCTTTCATTAACAAGATCAAGACTGGCTTTATCCAGAGCTACCGGATCCTTAGATGCAGTGATTCCAATATCTCCGGCAAATGTCGGAGATGAGAAATTGAAGCAGTCGCATCCAGGTGTGAGATCAAATATCCAGTTTATGTATCCTATCCTGTCAGGAAGGAGTTTTACAGGACCAAAAGCTGCTTCACCAAGTTTTTCCTGCATCCTTACAGGAGAATCTGCAGGTGGGACAATTGCACCAAAACTGCAACTGGCAAAACATGCCAATTCTCCTCTACATAAATCATGGTCGACAATCGCTTTTCCGTCTACTACAAAAAGAGCATCCCATGGACAAATATTTACACACTTCTTGCAGCCTACGCATTTTTCGATGTCAATGGAAGGTCTTGCTACCTTATGAACCGCAGTCTTTCCTGCTTTATCCAGGCACCCCATCCCTAAGTTCTTGACAGCAGCACCAAAACCTGATGCAGGATGTCCTTTACAATGAGATATAACTATCATGGAATCTGCGCTTGCTATTGCAGACGCAACTGTAATATTGTCAAGTACTTCCCCATCTATATCAACAGAAACAGAATCATCGCCATGGATACCATCAGCGCAGATAAATGGAGCACCCATTGTCCCCAGAGTAAAACCATTAGTAGCAGCCGTATTAAGAACATCTACACCGTTGAACCTCTTACTGGGATACAGCACGGTAGTGTCGGTGACAAATGGAATACCACCTGCTTCTTTTACGAGGTCCACAACAGTCTTTACTATTACAGGACGAACATATGTTGTGTTTCCAAGTTCTCCGGGATGTATTTTTATGGCAACAATATCACCTTCGGAAATTGGTGAAATTGCCGGAAACAGGTCTGTGATCTGGTCAATTTGAGTATTTGTCGGTCCGATATCTTCTGCAGCTTTAAAAAAGACTTCACTCATAACAATTCTCCATAATAGGATTTACTGTCTCAGTATTTATACATAATTCAGGATAGTAACTGACCGCATATTTTATATATGTATAATCATTTTAATAAATAAATATATTAAACAAGTAGTATAACTATCCAGTATCAATTATTCATGAAATACAAAGAACAAATAAAAGCAATATTCCCAAAGGAGCACTCGGGGGACTTGGAAAAAGCAGAATATAATAATCCATAAAGTACAATTGCCTATATAGATATCACAGATATAAATAGATTATATGCGTCTTTTATATATCAATGCATGGAATATTACTGTTTGAGAAGAAAAAAGGAGATGATACAAGTGAAAAAATTAGAGAAGTGTATGGAACTTTGTGCAAATCGTTCAAATTTGACAACTGGTGAGGCGAAAGCCAGTCTCAAACTGATAAAAAACGGTCAATACAGAGATAACGTAGACAAGGAAGATATAGAATTTGCACGCTTCATGATAGGCGGAATAGGTGCAAAATAAGTTACAAATACCTGTGAATGCCAATTTTTAGTGTGGGAGAAACATGAAAAAAGAAGAAAAACTGTACTGTGATTTTTGCAGTATTGAACTTAAAAGGCAACTGATAGGATCGAATGTATTCTATTATTGCAAAGAATGTGGAAGAATAACTTCCGCAAAGGACTTAGTGACATTCAAAATAAACGACGATGGAGCTCAGGCATGTGTATGATAGAGGAATTAGGGTATTCTGAAGAAAATAAAGCAATCTATTGCACAAATTGCATTATTTTCCAGAAAACAGGAAAATGCGAATTCCTGAAATATCTTGAATCAAAAGTAACTGCGGACCTTAACAATGACTATTTACAGGAAATATTGATTGATGAGTGTGGTTTCTAAGTTGAATAACCACAATCAATCCAATTATTCTATAAACCAGTCCACATAGACAAGCAGTTCTTTTTTATTCCAGTTGTCAAGCTTCCGGGGACTATCTTTCCGGGTGCCTCCAAAGACTTCAGCTTTTTGTTTATCATCCAGAACATGAACTTTGTATTTTCCATCCTCATTATTGCGTATAAAATATCCAGGACTCAGTGAGTCTGATTTTTTCCACATGCTTATTGCGGAATAATCCCACAAACAGTTCGCCCATTCAGCAATCTTTTCGATATGCTCATCTTTCACATCCTTAGTATCACCCATGATAACACAATGCATCCCATCCTTAGTCAATTCGACACTGTTGTGAGTACGTACTATCAAGTCCATTTTATCCCAGATAGAACGATTAACAAATAGTATAATAATTTTGTGTTCAAAATTATTGTGAAATGTAAACAAATACAAAAGACTAAAAAACAAAAGTGAGATGCTATTTTGATCAATAGCATCCATTGAATTAAATTTATTTCTTCTCTGGTGGCCAGTTCTTTTCCATCCAGCCAGGAATCCTACCGGAGTCTGCAGGGCCTACCATGACATTGGCACCTGTTGCATCTTCCACATCACCCTGCAGACGTGCTGAAAGTCCAGGGATAACGATGGTGTTGTGTGTGGTGTCCTTTTTCATGTCAAAGCCGGAATCCTCTATTCCCTTCTTGATCTTCTCGGCAGTAAGCTGTCCACCTGCCACTGCCGCCTCTACACCGATACCTTCGGTATCAATTGCCCAGAGGTAACAGTCGATCTTGTTGGATGCGATATCACTCTCTACTGTGTAGTATGTGAGAGCGAAGTTAGTTGTAACAAGAACCGGTGAATCTGCAGTTGGTTCTCCCACCTTGTACATACCCGGATCTACTGTCACCGGCTTTCTTGGGTCAGTGTAGATAGTATCACGGATGTGCAGTTCAGGCAGCATTGCATATGGCTCTGTACTGTGGAGGATCATAATGTCACCGTATTTAATGGTGAATACTGAAGCAACCACTGTTTCCCAGTAAGATGCACTTACAGGGTCATCGTGTGCCATCCATGCTGTGAATGGAACTGCCATAATCGGGTATGCGATGTCGCGGTCACCGTCAATTCCAGCCCTGCGTACCTTAACAAAGTTTGTGAAGGTCTTTTTGAGCTGCTTGCCGGTTGGGAATGTGCCCGGATCGAGTACAAGTTTCTCGTTACCCATTTCTGCAAAGGTCTTTGCCAGTGTCTTGAGCATGTCAAGGTCATCTGGTGCAAAGAGTGTTACAGGTACATCGTACTCAAGAGCAAGTTCCCCGACTTCTTTCCAGTTATCCTTGTTTGCTGCATAGAGCAGTGGGTTCCTGTCCTTTGATACTTCAAGACCAGCCTTTAATACTGCAGGATCGAATGAACAGAGTATAAGTGGAAGATCTGTTGTTTCCATGACCTTCTTTACAGCTGCTGCAAACTTTGCAGGGTCATTTGATGTGCAGCGTACTGCGATCATATCCACAGTGAGGAAGTTACCTACATAGAACTTTTTGAAGTCCTGGATGTAGTTCACCCTCTCAACAAGGTCTTTCTCATCCATTGTGTCAGTTACATCGTATGCAAACTGTGTCTGGTTGAAAAATGTAAGCTTGTGCCTGTAGAGAACATCATCTCCACCGATCTTTGCGATCTTGTCACCTACACCAATTTCAACTTCCCTGATCTCAGGAGCAAGGAGTGCATCGAGCTCTTCGTACTTCTTCTTGAATTTTGCTTCAAGGATTGGCTTACAGTCGGTCAGTTTGTGTGACCTGTCTATAAGGTGTGCTGCAAAAGCCATACATGTAGCTTCACCACATTCACCACAGTTAGTGGCTGGCAGGAATTTGTAAGCTTCCAGTGGACTGTTAATTTTCATTTATCACACCTCCGCTCCAATCCAGTTGGTGATGTCTATCTCTTCGGACTCGATTGAACCGTAGAGTGTCTGTGTAATTTCCTTGAGCACCTGCACGGATGTCGGGTGCATCATCATGAACATATCGTTACCTGCAAGTGAGAGTGCAAGACCTGTGACAATCTCCCATATAGGTCCACGATATTCCCTTGGTCCCCAATCAGAGTCCTGGTTAAGTGGGGAAGAGACCATCCACGCCTCACGGGCACCCCATGCATTGGTGGTACCGGATGACATTGGGAATGTCAGTTCATCGTCACCCATAAGACCAGCAAGTCTTATACGCTCCATGTTGGTGTAAGCGTAGTCAAGACCGTAACCAAGTGCTGCTGTGGTTGGGTCCATTACGATTCTTTCCC is a genomic window containing:
- the acsC gene encoding acetyl-CoA decarbonylase/synthase complex subunit gamma, which gives rise to MKINSPLEAYKFLPATNCGECGEATCMAFAAHLIDRSHKLTDCKPILEAKFKKKYEELDALLAPEIREVEIGVGDKIAKIGGDDVLYRHKLTFFNQTQFAYDVTDTMDEKDLVERVNYIQDFKKFYVGNFLTVDMIAVRCTSNDPAKFAAAVKKVMETTDLPLILCSFDPAVLKAGLEVSKDRNPLLYAANKDNWKEVGELALEYDVPVTLFAPDDLDMLKTLAKTFAEMGNEKLVLDPGTFPTGKQLKKTFTNFVKVRRAGIDGDRDIAYPIMAVPFTAWMAHDDPVSASYWETVVASVFTIKYGDIMILHSTEPYAMLPELHIRDTIYTDPRKPVTVDPGMYKVGEPTADSPVLVTTNFALTYYTVESDIASNKIDCYLWAIDTEGIGVEAAVAGGQLTAEKIKKGIEDSGFDMKKDTTHNTIVIPGLSARLQGDVEDATGANVMVGPADSGRIPGWMEKNWPPEKK
- a CDS encoding ATP-grasp domain-containing protein; its protein translation is MKNILVIGFSTRNIVCSGSRAGYNMYAIDAFCDHDMQQCVRDFAKLDIGESFDASKISLNEISELIGGFGVDFDAIIPGSGFETIGLERLPYRILGNEARIMAEVSDKYLFSRFLKKRGIAHPETVLLSEMNELELPLMIKPACSGGGIFNIKVERLDDLLLLENRKKEEGLPSAKNKMIAQEFVDGIPASVSVISTKEKAIAIAVNEQLIGTPWLTGIPFAYCGNITPFYTPYASEMKRISEELILELGLIGSNGVDFIITEDGPVVIEVNARFQGSLDTIEMSAGINLLDAHMKAFEGIIELPIETNIKKENINVNSKGKVYAGRGILYSEKKMVMSEIVRDMLLDRNVCDVPVAGQVIDPYEPVISVLSSGNNHDEVICGMKDSVMFIRESLNLLESE
- a CDS encoding DUF362 domain-containing protein, which codes for MSEVFFKAAEDIGPTNTQIDQITDLFPAISPISEGDIVAIKIHPGELGNTTYVRPVIVKTVVDLVKEAGGIPFVTDTTVLYPSKRFNGVDVLNTAATNGFTLGTMGAPFICADGIHGDDSVSVDIDGEVLDNITVASAIASADSMIVISHCKGHPASGFGAAVKNLGMGCLDKAGKTAVHKVARPSIDIEKCVGCKKCVNICPWDALFVVDGKAIVDHDLCRGELACFASCSFGAIVPPADSPVRMQEKLGEAAFGPVKLLPDRIGYINWIFDLTPGCDCFNFSSPTFAGDIGITASKDPVALDKASLDLVNERMKHDERGCVNNIWGIDPVVHLEYAEKIGAGSMKYDLVRK
- a CDS encoding 60S ribosomal export protein NMD3; this encodes MNNTLCPKCGNPTTKLFQGKCKDCFLENFVLAEIAPVLHTKICSTCGARNVKNKWVDQGDLEEIVIQTAEDALFIHELADDIELYIGPKARTPYLYKVHVEVDATLLGETFHQELETEVRVGRESCDMCSRISGGYFEAIIQIRATNRIPGDEEKQECINIAGSVLERLINKGDRLAFISSSLEIKEGTDLYVGSSNAARHICKEIVSRLGGSFTESASLQGRKDGKDMYRITYSLRLPEFMPQDIIDYKGRVIEIKKFSKNVTGMDMETGTRFTATPDEIKGATLVAKRKDLPNTMLVAVENDDLMVLDPDTYETVTVKKPVMFSAEPGTEIPVVRTEKGLLAVADLS